From Apium graveolens cultivar Ventura chromosome 9, ASM990537v1, whole genome shotgun sequence, the proteins below share one genomic window:
- the LOC141684286 gene encoding large ribosomal subunit protein eL18y-like, whose amino-acid sequence MGIDLIAGGKSKRTKRTAPRSDDIYLKLIVKLYRFLVRRTGSKFNAVILKRLFMSKTNKPPMSLSRLIRFMEGKEDKIAVIVGTITDDVRVHDIPCMKVTALRFTETARARIEKAGGECLTFDQLALRAPLGQNTVLLRGPKNSREAVKHFGKAPGVPHSHSKPYVRSKGRKFEKARGKRNSRGFRV is encoded by the exons ATG GGTATTGATTTGATTGCCGGAGGTAAGAGCAAGAGGACCAAGAGGACTGCTCCCAGATCTGATGATATCTACCTAAAGCTCATTGTCAAg CTTTATCGATTTTTGGTGAGGAGGACTGGGAGTAAGTTCAATGCTGTGATATTGAAGAGGCTGTTTATGAGCAAAACTAATAAGCCTCCTATGTCTCTGTCTCGTTTGATTCGGTTCATGGAAGGAAAG GAGGACAAGATTGCTGTTATTGTTGGTACCATTACTGATGATGTTCGGGTGCATGACATTCCCTGCATGAAAGTCACAGCTTTGAGGTTCACAGAAACTGCAAGAGCAAGAATTGAGAAGGCAGGTGGCGAATGCTTGACTTTTGACCAGCTTGCTCTCAGGGCTCCACTTGGGCAGAACACG GTACTTCTTAGAGGACCTAAGAATTCTCGTGAAGCAGTTAAGCACTTTGGTAAAGCTCCTGGTGTGCCACACAGTCACAGTAAGCCATATGTCCGATcaaagggaaggaagtttgaGAAGGCCAGAGGAAAAAGAAACAGCAGGGGCTTTAGGGTTTAA